The Diospyros lotus cultivar Yz01 chromosome 15, ASM1463336v1, whole genome shotgun sequence genome has a window encoding:
- the LOC127792122 gene encoding uncharacterized protein LOC127792122 isoform X1 produces the protein MRVTTHCGIKHLEAMRRALDRYKLLDRFLQGPLGHFLKMPLSLHLTAPQLIYHVLLREVTFPGAHHDEMWFEIGGTPYRYGRQEFILISGLRFGAIDRESLEPKPIEPESLRARLFPQHKKGVTGDDLELLISTREDMVSEDALKLIYIAVVDMFLLGQDERGHVDDFLWTMAEDLQAFEMFPWGTYVYSKSQHYIRLATKERKLTGEGGKKINLYGFVWAFQWWLIETFPWIQNKWAVRLSDADIPRCRKWLSKKRPQIKNYDDCLRKEVSVQLTSKFCLFLNHIYLNNTILQARGSSPTLEPTDDERETNFWRSFNPQHSVGVDVYKFGGGGGEEEEENGGDEDEDEDGDEDKASRIHLDEKGKEENGEEKNKEKARFPDSSHHGQYEEGKEEKDKEKARFSDSSHHGQYKEGKGEKDKEEVRFVDSSHHGQYEITEMLKQTLDMLRRIDGEMSQVRTQLLRLERAQESLERGQAALERGQAALCAHLRIPHISPDHSDNVHEQSQGDDQVDPDHHDEDQASTSRLQEEEVVRVDRRPMRDRLPSQFRRPPFTDPTKYKRRKKDATLEGSDVDPMPPVLDPMPPDIETVPPEGYIEFIGSNENISLHTGFILNLTPDDLRNIENEANWLEGYHIDSYMCCLRRIQSRRQYDTNYAIMSTSFFASMVRFWEQEYGGNRRVFVPSIASVPEEWTGFVDGRIDGSLPWWAVDYVLLPCNVANSHWFLLKICLKDRRIVIYDSNSINEDSRRSRVEAIQPLVSLLPILLKKAAYYEHVTATATLDRDWEVENTDPQKLPQQPDGASCGCYVIKYVEDILRHNEDHWHMHPTVDVRTLRRQIGIFLYRHSTVVYL, from the exons ATGCGAGTTACTACTCATTGTGGGATCAAACACCTTGAGGCGATGCGTCGTGCTCTAGACCGATACAAGTTATTAGATAGATTCCTACAGGGCCCATTAGGACATTTCTTAAAGATGCCTTTGTCTCTCCATTTGACTGCACCACAATTGATATATCATGTTCTACTTAGGGAGGTGACATTTCCAGGTGCCCACCACGATGAGATGTGGTTCGAGATTGGTGGCACACCATATAGGTACGGGAGGCAGGAGTTCATACTTATTAGTGGACTCCGATTTGGGGCTATTGATAGGGAAAGCCTTGAACCGAAACCTATTGAGCCGGAGAGTTTACGTGCTCGACTATTTCCACAACATAAGAAGGGGGTGACTGGAGACGACCTTGAATTACTTATTAGTACCAGAGAGGACATGGTTTCAGAGGATGCCCTGAAACTGATTTACATTGCTGTGGTCGATATGTTTTTGTTGGGCCAGGATGAGCGCGGGCATGTGGATGATTTCTTGTGGACTATGGCTGAAGATTTACAAGCATTTGAGATGTTCCCTTGGGGTACGTATGTCTACAGTAAGAGTCAACATTACATCCGATTGGccacgaaagaaagaaaattgactgGTGAAGGTGGGAAGAAAATCAACCTTTATGGTTTTGTATGGGCGTTTCAG tggtggttgatcgaaaCGTTCCCATGGATTCAGAATAAATGGGCCGTTAGACTGTCTGATGCAGACATTCCAAGATGTAGAAAATGGCTATCAAAAAAAAGGCCgcagataaaaaattacgacgattgtcttaggaaggaagtaagtgtgcaacttacctctaaattttgtttatttttaaatcatatctatctaaataatacaattttgcaGGCACGAGGATCGAGTCCGACTCTTGAGCCCACTGATGATGAGCGGGAAACGAATTTTTGGAGATCTTTTAACCCTCAACACTCGGTTGGGGTCGATGTCTATAAATTTGGGGGCGGAGGGggtgaagaggaggaagagaatggCGGGGATGAGGACGAGGACGAGGACGGGGATGAGGATAAGGCGAGTAGGATACATTTAGatgagaagggaaaggaagagaatGGGGAGGAGAAGAATAAGGAGAAGGCAAGATTCCCTGATAGTTCGCACCACGGACAATACGAG gagggaaaggaggagaaggataaggagaAGGCAAGATTCTCTGATAGTTCGCACCACGGACAATACAAG gagggaaagggggagaaggataaggaggaGGTAAGATTCGTTGATAGTTCGCACCACGGCCAATATGAG ATCACCGAGATGCTGAAACAAACTCTAGATATGTTGCGGAGAATAGATGGGGAAATGAGTCAGGTGAGGACACAATTGTTGAGACTAGAGAGGGCGCAGGAATCACTAGAGAGGGGGCAAGCAGCACTAGAGAGGGGTCAGGCAGCACTATGTGCTCATCTACGCATCCCGCATATTTCCCCAGATCACAGCGATAATGTTCATGAGCAGTCCCAGGGTGATGATCAGGTAGATCCTGATCATCACGATGAGGACCAGGCATCTACATCTAGA TTACAGGAGGAGGAAGTGGTTAGGGTCGACAGGCGACCTATGCGAGATAGATTGCCATCGCAGTTTCGTCGTCCACCCTTCACCGatccaacaaaatataaaaggagaaagaaggatgcTACTTTGGAGGGGTCGGACGTGGACCCGATGCCGCCGGTACTAGACCCAATGCCGCCGGACATAGAGACAGTGCCCCCTGAGGGTTATATTGAGTTCATAGGTTCTAATGAAAATATTAG TCTTCACACCGGTTTCATTCTTAACCTAACACCGGATGACCTCCGAAACATAGAGAATGAGGCCAACTGGTTGGAGGGTTACCATATCGATAGTTACATGTGTTGCCTGAGACGTATACAGTCTCGACGTCAATATGACACAAACTACGCTATCATGTCAACTTCGTTTTTT gcaTCCATGGTAAGATTTTGGGAACAGGAGTACGGGGGCAATAGGAGGGTTTTTGTGCCTTCTATCGCATCTGTTCCAGAAGAGTGGACCGGTTTCGTTGACGGGCGCATTGACGGAAGTCTCCCTTGGTGGGCAGTCGATTAT gtgTTGCTCCCTTGTAATGTAGCAAATTCTCATTGGTTTCTCTTAAAGATTTGCTTGAAAGATAGGAGAATTGTCATATATGACTCCAATTCCATAAATGAAGATAGTCGTAGGAGCAGGGTCGAAGCTATACAACCACTTGTGAGTTTGTTACCCATTCTACTAAAGAAAGCTGCATATTATGAACATGTAACTGCAACTGCGACGCTAGACAGAGATTGGGAAGTGGAGAATACTGATCCTCAGAAGTTGCCTCAACAACCGGatgg GGCCAGCTGCGGGTGCTACGTTATCAAATATGTCGAGGACATACTGAGGCATAATGAGGATCACTGGCATATGCACCCAACTGTGGATGTCCGTACCCTCCGAAGACAGAttggaatatttttgtatagacatagcACGGTAGTATACTTGTAG
- the LOC127792123 gene encoding uncharacterized protein LOC127792123: MICKDIGVCNLRSGGNQDSGAIPFTSARSPLQNDDFGTYGMGGLSDDAPHTDDDCDNETDNNSDDSDGDNSDDGGDEREVSPEYPEVRFSGSQFEDNHLQRNWIVPGVENYAIEETRPEVSIPYQGDLLHMGALFKSKQELILAFGQYCVDVKMDYRVRRSCTIRFEAGCKDVNCKFMLRARCRPGCSFWHVVKFMPSHTCTPDVYDSHFRSVKAIVIGSLFSERVASSEYTPRMLMGELLEQHGVQIMYTKAWRSLQHAKRLTYGNPDESYQQLPSYFHMLKETNPGSITAIETDENNYFLYSFFALGACLHGFRSYIRPVVAVDATHLKGEHKGVIFVATCKDGEEMIYPIAFGFGDGESDRSWIWFLTKLREAIGVREDLVIVSDRHQSIANAMSHVFPSVPHVFCFFHLKQNLKKRCRQRKDVMTAFYLAAYSYTTIECDTYLAEIQSMHPQTHLTLMEAGPKKWSRAYCPRRRYSMMTTNIAESLNKCMMKARRLPITSAHEFLRHMLQKWFSDRRAAAARLETIVTSAAVAHVNLAHAKTLDRGCRVVPIIQGNKYLVQHAKEGDGIVDIVASTCSCRKWDIDQMPCLHAIAASSFMRVHYHMLCHSYYTADWVRRAYALPINPLPNKAAWVLPTYVRQIVILPPVQRRQPGRPRNGRIPSMGEARRRKKCGKCGELGHNSLGCPNEWTSSIGESSTATTPESRDAARASARASRKCSICKETGHTRRRCPIQLSIPSDDNIVNDENNQ, translated from the exons atgatttgtAAAGATATTGGAGTTTGTAACCTACGTAGTGGTGGTAATCAAGATTCAGGTGCCATTCCATTTACATCCGCACGTAGTCCACtgcaaaatgatgattttggtacaTATGGTATGGGTGGTTTGTCAGATGACGCTCCACATACGGATGATGATTGTGATAATGAAACTGATAATAATAGTGACGATAGCGATGGTGATAATAGTGATGATGGTGGTGATGAAAGAGAAGTGAGTCCGGAGTACCCAGAAGTAAGATTTTCAGGTTCACAATTTGAGGACAACCATTTACAAAGAAACTGGATCGTTCCTggtgtagaaaattatgcaattgaggAAACAAGACCTGAAGTGTCTATTCCATACCAAGGTGATCTTTTACACATGGGTGCACTCTTTAAAAGTAAACAGgaactaattttggcatttggacaatattgtgttgatgtgaagatGGACTATCGAGTCAGACGTTCGTGCACAATTCGATTTGAGGCTGGTTGCAAGGATGTGAACTGCAAATTTATGCTTCGTGCAAGATGTAGACCTGGTTGTTCGTTTTGGCATGTGGTGAAATTTATGCCGAGTCACACGTGTACTCCGGACGTATACGATTCACATTTTCGAAGTGTGAAGGCTATTGTCATCGGAAGTTTGTTTTCTGAAAGAGTGGCGAGTAGTGAATATACACCTAGAATGCTAATGGGGGAGTTGCTGGAACAACATGGTGTGCAGATTATGTACACTAAAGCTTGGAGGTCTTTACAACATGCAAAGAGACTTACTTATGGTAATCCAGATGAATCATATCAGCAACTaccctcatattttcacatgttaaaagaaacaaatcctgGCAGTATCACGGCAATAGAGacagatgaaaataattattttttatattcattttttgcactcGGAGCTTGCCTTCATGGTTTTCGGTCTTACATAAGACCGGTTGTTGCCGTTGATGCCACACATTTGAAAGGTGAACACAAAGGGGTGATATtcgttgcaacttgcaaagatggggaggaaatgatttatcccatcgcttttggatttggagatggTGAGTCTGACAGATCATGGATATGGTTTTTGACGAAATTGAGAGAGGCTATCGGAGTGCGAGAAGATTTAGTCATTGTTTCTGATCGTCACCAAAGCATTGCGAATGCGATGAGTCATGTCTTCCCTTCTGTCCCacatgtcttttgtttcttccaccttaagcaaaacttgaagaaacgTTGTAGACAGCGAAAAGATGTGATGACTGCATTCTACCTTGCAGCATACAGTTACACCACAATAGAGTGTGATACATACTTGGCAGAAATACAATCGATGCATCCTCAGACTCATCTGACATTGATGGAAGCAGGACCGAAAAAGTGGTCACGTGCATATTgtccaagaagaagatattccatgatgaccaccaacattgccgagtctctcaataaatgcatgatgaaagcacgtcggttgcctataacaagtgcacatgaatttttgagacatatgctTCAGAAATGGTTTAGTGATAGACGTGCTGCAGCTGCCAGACTCGAAACCATTGTGACCTCCGCTGCAGTGGCACATGTTAACTTGGCGCATGCCAAAACATTAGACCGAGGATGTCGTGTAGTTCCTATAATACAAGGGAACAAATACCTCGTGCAACATGCAAAGGAAGGCGATGGGATAGTTGACATTGTTGCGAGTACATGCAGTTGTCGCAAGTGGGACATTGATCAAATGCCATGTCTTCATGCAATTGCTGCTAGCAG TTTCATGAGGGTGCACTACCATATGCTTTGCCATTCATATTACACTGCAGATTGGGTCAGACGCGCATATGCACTTCCCATCAATCCTCTCCCTAACAAGGCCGCTTGGGTTCTTCCAACGTACGTCAGACAGATAGTTATACTCCCACCTGTGCAAAGACGACAACCGGGTAGACCGAGAAATGGTCGAATTCCTTCCATGGGGGAAGCTCgtcgaagaaaaaaatgtggaaaatgcggTGAACTAGGACACAACAGTCTTGGTTGCCCTAATGAATGGACTTCCTCCATTGGAGAGTCGAGCACAGCCACTACTCCGGAATCCAGGGACGCTGCTAGGGCCTCTGCAAGGGCAAGCCGGAAATGCAGCATTTGCAAAGAGACTGGACACACTCGTCGTCGGTGCCCTATACAGTTGTCAATTCCAAGTGATGATAATATTGTCAATGATGAAAACAATCAATAG
- the LOC127792122 gene encoding uncharacterized protein LOC127792122 isoform X2, with product MRVTTHCGIKHLEAMRRALDRYKLLDRFLQGPLGHFLKMPLSLHLTAPQLIYHVLLREVTFPGAHHDEMWFEIGGTPYRYGRQEFILISGLRFGAIDRESLEPKPIEPESLRARLFPQHKKGVTGDDLELLISTREDMVSEDALKLIYIAVVDMFLLGQDERGHVDDFLWTMAEDLQAFEMFPWGTYVYSKSQHYIRLATKERKLTGEGGKKINLYGFVWAFQWWLIETFPWIQNKWAVRLSDADIPRCRKWLSKKRPQIKNYDDCLRKEARGSSPTLEPTDDERETNFWRSFNPQHSVGVDVYKFGGGGGEEEEENGGDEDEDEDGDEDKASRIHLDEKGKEENGEEKNKEKARFPDSSHHGQYEEGKEEKDKEKARFSDSSHHGQYKEGKGEKDKEEVRFVDSSHHGQYEITEMLKQTLDMLRRIDGEMSQVRTQLLRLERAQESLERGQAALERGQAALCAHLRIPHISPDHSDNVHEQSQGDDQVDPDHHDEDQASTSRLQEEEVVRVDRRPMRDRLPSQFRRPPFTDPTKYKRRKKDATLEGSDVDPMPPVLDPMPPDIETVPPEGYIEFIGSNENISLHTGFILNLTPDDLRNIENEANWLEGYHIDSYMCCLRRIQSRRQYDTNYAIMSTSFFASMVRFWEQEYGGNRRVFVPSIASVPEEWTGFVDGRIDGSLPWWAVDYVLLPCNVANSHWFLLKICLKDRRIVIYDSNSINEDSRRSRVEAIQPLVSLLPILLKKAAYYEHVTATATLDRDWEVENTDPQKLPQQPDGASCGCYVIKYVEDILRHNEDHWHMHPTVDVRTLRRQIGIFLYRHSTVVYL from the exons ATGCGAGTTACTACTCATTGTGGGATCAAACACCTTGAGGCGATGCGTCGTGCTCTAGACCGATACAAGTTATTAGATAGATTCCTACAGGGCCCATTAGGACATTTCTTAAAGATGCCTTTGTCTCTCCATTTGACTGCACCACAATTGATATATCATGTTCTACTTAGGGAGGTGACATTTCCAGGTGCCCACCACGATGAGATGTGGTTCGAGATTGGTGGCACACCATATAGGTACGGGAGGCAGGAGTTCATACTTATTAGTGGACTCCGATTTGGGGCTATTGATAGGGAAAGCCTTGAACCGAAACCTATTGAGCCGGAGAGTTTACGTGCTCGACTATTTCCACAACATAAGAAGGGGGTGACTGGAGACGACCTTGAATTACTTATTAGTACCAGAGAGGACATGGTTTCAGAGGATGCCCTGAAACTGATTTACATTGCTGTGGTCGATATGTTTTTGTTGGGCCAGGATGAGCGCGGGCATGTGGATGATTTCTTGTGGACTATGGCTGAAGATTTACAAGCATTTGAGATGTTCCCTTGGGGTACGTATGTCTACAGTAAGAGTCAACATTACATCCGATTGGccacgaaagaaagaaaattgactgGTGAAGGTGGGAAGAAAATCAACCTTTATGGTTTTGTATGGGCGTTTCAG tggtggttgatcgaaaCGTTCCCATGGATTCAGAATAAATGGGCCGTTAGACTGTCTGATGCAGACATTCCAAGATGTAGAAAATGGCTATCAAAAAAAAGGCCgcagataaaaaattacgacgattgtcttaggaaggaa GCACGAGGATCGAGTCCGACTCTTGAGCCCACTGATGATGAGCGGGAAACGAATTTTTGGAGATCTTTTAACCCTCAACACTCGGTTGGGGTCGATGTCTATAAATTTGGGGGCGGAGGGggtgaagaggaggaagagaatggCGGGGATGAGGACGAGGACGAGGACGGGGATGAGGATAAGGCGAGTAGGATACATTTAGatgagaagggaaaggaagagaatGGGGAGGAGAAGAATAAGGAGAAGGCAAGATTCCCTGATAGTTCGCACCACGGACAATACGAG gagggaaaggaggagaaggataaggagaAGGCAAGATTCTCTGATAGTTCGCACCACGGACAATACAAG gagggaaagggggagaaggataaggaggaGGTAAGATTCGTTGATAGTTCGCACCACGGCCAATATGAG ATCACCGAGATGCTGAAACAAACTCTAGATATGTTGCGGAGAATAGATGGGGAAATGAGTCAGGTGAGGACACAATTGTTGAGACTAGAGAGGGCGCAGGAATCACTAGAGAGGGGGCAAGCAGCACTAGAGAGGGGTCAGGCAGCACTATGTGCTCATCTACGCATCCCGCATATTTCCCCAGATCACAGCGATAATGTTCATGAGCAGTCCCAGGGTGATGATCAGGTAGATCCTGATCATCACGATGAGGACCAGGCATCTACATCTAGA TTACAGGAGGAGGAAGTGGTTAGGGTCGACAGGCGACCTATGCGAGATAGATTGCCATCGCAGTTTCGTCGTCCACCCTTCACCGatccaacaaaatataaaaggagaaagaaggatgcTACTTTGGAGGGGTCGGACGTGGACCCGATGCCGCCGGTACTAGACCCAATGCCGCCGGACATAGAGACAGTGCCCCCTGAGGGTTATATTGAGTTCATAGGTTCTAATGAAAATATTAG TCTTCACACCGGTTTCATTCTTAACCTAACACCGGATGACCTCCGAAACATAGAGAATGAGGCCAACTGGTTGGAGGGTTACCATATCGATAGTTACATGTGTTGCCTGAGACGTATACAGTCTCGACGTCAATATGACACAAACTACGCTATCATGTCAACTTCGTTTTTT gcaTCCATGGTAAGATTTTGGGAACAGGAGTACGGGGGCAATAGGAGGGTTTTTGTGCCTTCTATCGCATCTGTTCCAGAAGAGTGGACCGGTTTCGTTGACGGGCGCATTGACGGAAGTCTCCCTTGGTGGGCAGTCGATTAT gtgTTGCTCCCTTGTAATGTAGCAAATTCTCATTGGTTTCTCTTAAAGATTTGCTTGAAAGATAGGAGAATTGTCATATATGACTCCAATTCCATAAATGAAGATAGTCGTAGGAGCAGGGTCGAAGCTATACAACCACTTGTGAGTTTGTTACCCATTCTACTAAAGAAAGCTGCATATTATGAACATGTAACTGCAACTGCGACGCTAGACAGAGATTGGGAAGTGGAGAATACTGATCCTCAGAAGTTGCCTCAACAACCGGatgg GGCCAGCTGCGGGTGCTACGTTATCAAATATGTCGAGGACATACTGAGGCATAATGAGGATCACTGGCATATGCACCCAACTGTGGATGTCCGTACCCTCCGAAGACAGAttggaatatttttgtatagacatagcACGGTAGTATACTTGTAG